The following coding sequences lie in one Primulina huaijiensis isolate GDHJ02 chromosome 2, ASM1229523v2, whole genome shotgun sequence genomic window:
- the LOC140970640 gene encoding probable xyloglucan endotransglucosylase/hydrolase protein 30 gives MGKIKYSFYCFFVLARFLLHVAHAAAFNISNIPFSKGFSPLFGDANVIPSADDRSVRLQLNQYTGSGFKSSDLYSHGFFSAKIKLPSDYTAGIVVAFYTTNGDLFPKSHDELDFEFLGNIRGKTWRFQTNMYGNGSTSRGREERYYLWFDPSQDFHRYSILWTNKNIIFYIDDVPIREIVRNDAMGADFPSKPMSLYATIWDASDWATSGGKYRANYKYAPFVAEFTDLVLHGCATDLLQEAFATDCTDTDHNRFDGADFANMTPKQKVATRKFRDKYIYYSYCYDTIRYPVPPPECVVDQVEKKRFKDTGRLKFDEKHQHRRFKNSGQVMGVRKYENQEDM, from the exons ATGGGTAAAATCAAATATTCCTTTTACTGTTTCTTTGTTCTTGCTCGTTTTCTTCTCCATGTAGCTCATGCGGCAGCTTTCAACATATCCAATATTCCATTCTCCAAAGGATTCAGCCCTTTATTTGGTGATGCAAACGTTATCCCCTCCGCCGACGATCGATCCGTTCGACTTCAACTCAACCAGTACACAG GGTCAGGGTTCAAATCTTCAGATCTTTACAGTCATGGCTTCTtcagtgctaaaatcaagttGCCATCAGATTACACTGCAGGAATCGTTGTCGCGTTTTAC ACAACAAATGGTGATTTATTCCCGAAATCGCACGACGAATTGGATTTTGAATTCTTGGGAAATATAAGAGGGAAAACATGGAGATTTCAGACAAATATGTATGGGAATGGAAGTACAAGTCGGGGGAGAGAAGAAAGATACTACCTCTGGTTCGACCCTTCTCAAGATTTTCATCGTTACAGTATACTCTGGACCAACAAGAATATTAT ATTCTACATTGATGATGTTCCAATCCGGGAGATAGTACGCAATGATGCAATGGGAGCTGATTTCCCATCAAAGCCTATGTCTTTGTACGCTACCATTTGGGATGCTTCGGATTGGGCTACTTCCGGTGGCAAATATAGAGCAAATTACAAATATGCCCCTTTCGTGGCTGAATTCACCGATCTCGTCCTCCATGGATGTGCCACCGATTTGTTGCAGGAGGCGTTCGCCACCGATTGTACGGATACTGATCATAACCGATTCGACGGGGCTGATTTTGCCAATATGACCCCAAAACAAAAGGTGGCAACGAGAAAATTCAgggataaatatatatattattcataTTGTTATGATACGATTAGGTATCCTGTGCCACCACCGGAATGTGTCGTTGATCAAGTTGAAAAGAAGCGATTTAAGGACACGGGGCGACTGAAGTTCGATGAGAAACACCAACACCGGAGGTTCAAGAACAGTGGCCAGGTTATGGGAgttaggaaatatgaaaatcaAGAGGACATGTga